The sequence TTATAAAACACATTATAACCAGCGTTTTTTATTTTAAATTTATTATATAAAATATTACTATTTATACCGATATAACAAAAATTATTATAATTAATATATTTTAATTTTTTAGAAGGTAGTTTTATATATACTAAATTTTTATAAAAAATTAAAATTTGAGCATATGTACCTGCAGATCTAGCAAAAATACTACCTTTATTATTATAAGATATATTATAAATATATGTACCTAATTTACAATATTTTAACTGTATATAACTACCTAATTTTATATTATTTATATTTGTTATATAATAAATAGAATTTAATATATAATTATGATTTAAAATTATATATTTTTGTAAATAATTAAATTTATATGATAAATATAAAATACATCCTATATAACTATTTTTAAAATAATTTTTTATTTTTTTAAATAAAAATACTTTATAATTTATATTAATATTATAATTATCATACCAAAAATCCACTAATTTATATTGATATTTTAATTTACCACCTCCTTTATTATAAACAGTAATATATCCCTTATTATTTTTACCAAAATTTTTTAAATATTTATAACTATTATATTTTTTTAATTTTAATATCATTTGAATCTTATAAAATATATTTTTAAAGTATTCTTATTATTTTTATTTATATTATTAATTTTTATATTTTTATTAATATTAAATGTAAAAATATTTTTAATTATATATTTTATATCCAATTTTGTTAAATATTTATCCGTATAAATAATAAAAAATTTACTATTAATAAAATTAATTTTATAAAATATATTATTTAGACAAAAATTTAATATAATTTCTTTCATATTATACAATTAATACAATATAATTATATAAAATTAAATTTAATAAAATATATTTATTATTAACTTCATATAAATTAAATATTCTATAATTTTTATTTAATAATATCCCATTTAAATATAATATTTTATAAATTAACTCATTTATATTTAATTTAACATTTTTATAAATATATAATAAACCTAAAATATACTCATATTTAATTATTAAAATATTACTACGCTTATTAATTAATAAATATAAAAAAATTAACTTATATATAAATTTATTATATTTAATAATTTTACTTCTATAAAAAGGACCAAATGTACAAGCACCTTGTTTACATACAGTTGAGGATAAAGTCTTTAGTCTAGCTTTACCAGTACCTTTTTGAACTCTTATTTTTTTTTTACTAAAATTTATAAAACTTCTATTTTTTGTATTTTTATATTTATAAATATTATTTAAATAATAATATTTTATAATATAAACTAATAATTTATATATTTTAATATAATTATTTAAATATAATTTTATAAAAAAATTATATTTATATTTAAATATTATATTATTATTAAATATATTATTATTTATATTTAATATAATAATATTATCCATAATTAATATGTTATAATAAATATATTTCAGAAAAATAGGATTTGAACCTATATTCTTCTATTCCCAAAATAGATATGTTACCATTACACTATATTCTGAATATTTAAAATTTTATACTTTTAAGGAAAATCGAATTCCTATTTTCTTCTTGAAAAAAAGATGTCTTACCTTTAAACGATAAAAGTAAAAACTTAAATTACCTGAGACTTGAACTCAGAACCATTCGATTAAAAGTCGAGTACTCTACCAATTAAGCTAGTAATTCTTAATATAACGAATCTGACGAGAATTGAACTCGTATTCTTTATTATGACAAAATAATATTTTAACCTAATTAAACTACAAATTCAAATAAATATATATAGAGAAAAAGGGATTTGAACCCTTGGTATATATAAATATATACAATAAATTAGCAATTTATAGCTATAAACCACTCAGCCATTTCTCTATATAATAATAAGTTAAATCAGATTTGAACTGATGTAGATATAAAACCAATGGATTTACAGTCCATCCCTTTTAACCCCTCAGGCATTAACTTTATTATACATTTAAGTAGATTCGAACTACTGATGTTCAATATTTGAAAATGAATTATGAGTCCATTGCTTTCGACCTCTTAGCTATAAATGTTTACTTTATTAGAGATAAAGGGACTCGAACCCTTACAACAATTATTGTTAATGGATTTTCTAATTAAATTTAGACTTTTTATAAACATGTATATAAATAATAAAGTCGTTTGAATATATAACTAATATATTACAGAATAAAAATTATTTTTTCTTTATATATATTTAAATTATTAATTTATTTATAAAATTAACTCATAAACAACGAATATAAATTATA comes from Plasmodium berghei strain NK65 ny genome assembly, organelle: plastid:apicoplast and encodes:
- the rpl2 gene encoding apicoplast ribosomal protein L2; translation: MILKLKKYNSYKYLKNFGKNNKGYITVYNKGGGKLKYQYKLVDFWYDNYNININYKVFLFKKIKNYFKNSYIGCILYLSYKFNYLQKYIILNHNYILNSIYYITNINNIKLGSYIQLKYCKLGTYIYNISYNNKGSIFARSAGTYAQILIFYKNLVYIKLPSKKLKYINYNNFCYIGINSNILYNKFKIKNAGYNVFYNKKPKVRGKAKNVCDHPHGGGKGKTGIGRKYPCSKKGLNSKGYKTKKF
- the rpl4 gene encoding apicoplast ribosomal protein L4, with protein sequence MDNIIILNINNNIFNNNIIFKYKYNFFIKLYLNNYIKIYKLLVYIIKYYYLNNIYKYKNTKNRSFINFSKKKIRVQKGTGKARLKTLSSTVCKQGACTFGPFYRSKIIKYNKFIYKLIFLYLLINKRSNILIIKYEYILGLLYIYKNVKLNINELIYKILYLNGILLNKNYRIFNLYEVNNKYILLNLILYNYIVLIV